Proteins from a single region of Paenibacillus sp. BIHB 4019:
- a CDS encoding LTA synthase family protein: MQQQLFGENKQRSPFLLVYAALLIKLALFRYFIFDTIAIRDVAMDGLGLLGVLLLFELIAPGKRKGALFLFVNAVLSLLLFASTVYFDYYGSVPTYNVLKSINQVGQVRASVQTLIQPVYFTYFLDVAIWLAVYAVRRFRTRKVYEYKRMGRVSVLLVVLIVSTSFLSRQVYMDQTIANELERAKNLGFIGFQASAAWQASTEAIETETGSLPETIAEIDQLQASYPYAKAEANKDAKGKQTAKQPVQFGTAAGKNLIVLQMEAFQNFPIHLKVDGQEITPTLNQLADEGYYFPHVYQQIGQGNTSDAEFMSNTSIYPVGSEAMSKGYGDRAFPSLPKLLQEQGYDTATFHINNVTFWDRDKLYPALGFDAYYDKPYYTDDHFNDFGASDEELYRVGVQKLAEMKQPFYAQFVTASSHFPFKVPADRVTLTLPDSLAGTQLGDYLTAIHYTDYAIGTLISKLKEQGLWDNTVLVMYGDHFGLQPDKIDPEQFKTELGMTYDARLSRFNIPFIVHVPGGVKGGKGQVVEQVGGQLDMMPTIANLLGLRPEESGATLFGHDLLNIDRNVLGMRYYLPSGSFFNNDILFVPGKGFEDGTAVSLDTMEPVANFEQYRSDYDYIMKLMSLSDKYVRMLPKRELEAY; the protein is encoded by the coding sequence ATGCAACAACAGCTATTTGGGGAAAATAAGCAGCGGTCGCCTTTTTTGCTTGTTTATGCAGCGCTGCTGATCAAGCTGGCTTTATTTCGCTATTTTATTTTTGATACGATTGCGATTAGAGATGTGGCGATGGATGGCCTAGGCTTGCTAGGCGTATTATTGCTGTTCGAGCTGATTGCCCCTGGCAAGCGCAAAGGCGCTCTTTTTTTATTCGTTAATGCGGTGCTGTCGCTGCTGCTGTTTGCCTCGACGGTTTATTTTGACTATTACGGCTCGGTGCCGACGTATAATGTGTTGAAATCGATAAATCAAGTCGGCCAAGTACGGGCAAGCGTTCAGACGCTAATCCAGCCTGTCTATTTTACTTATTTTCTTGATGTGGCCATTTGGCTGGCGGTATATGCGGTGAGGCGATTTCGTACGCGCAAAGTGTATGAATACAAACGTATGGGCCGAGTATCGGTGCTGCTTGTCGTGCTGATCGTTAGTACATCATTTCTCAGCCGCCAGGTTTATATGGATCAGACGATTGCTAATGAACTGGAGCGGGCTAAAAATCTTGGTTTTATCGGCTTTCAGGCATCTGCCGCTTGGCAGGCCAGCACGGAAGCCATCGAAACCGAAACCGGCAGCCTGCCGGAAACGATTGCTGAGATTGACCAGCTGCAAGCGAGCTATCCTTATGCTAAAGCTGAAGCAAATAAGGATGCGAAGGGCAAGCAAACAGCGAAGCAGCCTGTGCAATTTGGTACGGCAGCAGGCAAAAATCTCATTGTGCTGCAAATGGAAGCTTTCCAAAACTTTCCGATTCATCTTAAGGTGGACGGCCAGGAAATTACGCCGACTCTCAATCAGCTGGCAGATGAGGGCTATTATTTTCCTCATGTGTATCAGCAAATCGGCCAGGGCAATACGTCGGATGCCGAATTTATGTCGAATACGTCGATTTATCCGGTTGGCAGCGAAGCGATGTCCAAAGGCTACGGGGACCGGGCGTTTCCAAGCCTCCCGAAGCTATTGCAGGAGCAAGGCTATGATACAGCTACCTTCCATATTAATAATGTGACGTTCTGGGATCGCGATAAGCTGTATCCGGCACTTGGTTTTGATGCTTATTATGATAAGCCTTATTATACGGATGACCATTTTAATGATTTTGGCGCGTCGGACGAGGAGCTTTATCGGGTCGGGGTCCAAAAGCTTGCAGAGATGAAGCAGCCGTTTTATGCGCAGTTCGTTACAGCATCCAGCCATTTTCCCTTTAAAGTGCCAGCTGACCGCGTAACGCTAACGCTGCCGGATTCGCTTGCAGGAACGCAGCTAGGCGACTATTTGACGGCGATTCATTATACCGATTATGCCATAGGTACTTTGATTAGCAAGCTTAAGGAACAGGGGTTGTGGGACAATACGGTGCTGGTTATGTACGGCGACCACTTCGGACTGCAGCCTGACAAAATCGATCCAGAGCAATTTAAGACGGAGCTTGGCATGACGTATGATGCGCGGCTCAGCCGCTTTAATATTCCGTTTATCGTCCATGTTCCAGGCGGTGTCAAGGGCGGCAAAGGGCAAGTAGTCGAGCAGGTCGGCGGACAACTGGATATGATGCCGACGATTGCTAATTTGCTTGGTCTGAGGCCGGAGGAATCGGGTGCTACGCTGTTTGGCCATGATCTGCTGAACATTGATCGGAACGTGCTGGGGATGCGTTATTATTTGCCGAGCGGATCATTTTTCAACAATGATATTTTGTTCGTTCCCGGCAAAGGCTTTGAGGACGGCACTGCCGTATCGCTTGATACGATGGAGCCGGTTGCGAATTTTGAGCAATACCGCAGCGATTATGATTATATTATGAAGCTGATGAGCCTATCTGATAAATACGTGCGAATGCTGCCAAAGCGTGAGCTTGAGGCGTATTAA
- the yunB gene encoding sporulation protein YunB: MARWGRKWGLLQLLNRNRKLSWSGLPLRRVKTVSWSSRGSVSENPGSRSGKSWGNGKLTGASLSRPKGWGSGKLTGASIGRPKSWGSGSRPSSGKSRPKSWGMGKPLFGKGSSSSGFVAKSPSGRAASRPAAYDAFQPGQSQSSGGGSWGSKPKSPMRKLKIWAVIIVLTLLIGGIQSFIYVDRHLREPLTKVAQLRIKQVATQAINKATTEQVASQSEFEKLVDWKMNSNGKVSGFMLNYNEHTKIRAQTIETVQSTLEHLKEIPEHIPIGNALGSPLIASYGPRVPVKFEPVGAVKVDLSTRQQNAGINMILIEVYIHIVAEVAIIIPFETEPQMVETEIPISYLLVVGDVPMYYYDNKGNPVGSSAPGAPNIALPLSKGSGVTQPSDGSMLEEQLDAPVLPAPSAENESEH; the protein is encoded by the coding sequence ATGGCAAGATGGGGGCGAAAATGGGGACTGCTTCAGCTGTTGAACCGCAATCGCAAGCTATCCTGGTCTGGCTTGCCGCTGCGGCGGGTGAAAACAGTGAGCTGGAGCAGCCGTGGAAGCGTTAGCGAAAATCCAGGCAGCCGCAGCGGCAAAAGCTGGGGAAATGGCAAACTAACTGGCGCAAGCCTTAGCCGCCCCAAAGGCTGGGGCAGCGGCAAGCTGACTGGCGCAAGCATAGGCCGGCCAAAAAGCTGGGGCAGCGGAAGCCGTCCTAGCTCCGGCAAGAGCCGCCCCAAAAGCTGGGGAATGGGCAAGCCGCTGTTTGGCAAAGGCAGCAGCTCTAGCGGTTTTGTAGCAAAATCGCCGTCAGGGCGTGCCGCTTCCAGGCCAGCTGCTTATGATGCTTTTCAGCCTGGGCAGTCACAGTCGTCCGGCGGGGGAAGCTGGGGCTCAAAGCCGAAGTCGCCCATGCGAAAGCTCAAAATATGGGCGGTCATCATTGTGCTAACGCTGCTCATTGGCGGCATTCAGTCTTTTATATACGTAGATAGGCATTTGCGCGAGCCGCTTACTAAAGTTGCCCAGCTGCGAATAAAGCAAGTAGCAACGCAGGCAATTAATAAAGCGACGACGGAGCAGGTGGCCAGCCAGTCCGAGTTCGAGAAGCTGGTCGATTGGAAAATGAACAGCAACGGCAAAGTATCGGGGTTTATGCTGAACTATAACGAGCATACGAAAATTAGGGCACAGACGATTGAAACGGTGCAATCGACGCTTGAGCATCTTAAGGAAATTCCCGAGCATATTCCTATAGGCAATGCGCTGGGCAGTCCGCTTATTGCGTCATATGGTCCACGTGTCCCGGTCAAGTTTGAGCCAGTCGGCGCGGTTAAAGTAGATCTCAGCACACGCCAGCAAAATGCAGGCATCAATATGATTTTAATCGAGGTGTATATTCATATTGTCGCGGAGGTGGCCATCATTATTCCGTTCGAAACGGAGCCGCAAATGGTGGAGACGGAAATTCCGATTTCCTATTTGCTCGTCGTTGGCGACGTCCCGATGTATTATTACGACAACAAAGGCAATCCAGTTGGCAGCTCTGCCCCTGGAGCCCCTAATATTGCTCTGCCGCTGTCAAAAGGAAGCGGCGTGACGCAGCCATCGGATGGCAGCATGCTGGAGGAGCAGCTTGATGCACCGGTGCTGCCTGCGCCGAGTGCAGAGAATGAGAGCGAGCATTAG
- a CDS encoding DinB family protein: MSGTFAVRDHLLEELELSVRTSCSLIAQIQPTEWDFRPQDNMRSLMELVHHLAAIPATDLAILQEKTEQEVAEVENGAAGIASPDELIQRFQANLALFKQYILSLSEDELLTKSSKAYYLEHGMVQIKWLIEVTTHTFHHRSQLYNYLKQNGHELNFFMLYM; the protein is encoded by the coding sequence ATGTCAGGAACATTTGCAGTTAGAGATCATTTGCTGGAGGAGCTGGAACTGTCCGTTCGGACAAGCTGCTCCTTAATTGCCCAAATCCAGCCAACCGAGTGGGACTTTCGTCCGCAAGACAATATGCGTTCGCTGATGGAGCTTGTTCATCATTTGGCAGCTATTCCCGCTACCGATCTTGCTATTTTGCAGGAAAAGACAGAGCAGGAAGTGGCAGAGGTTGAAAATGGTGCCGCTGGCATCGCCAGCCCGGACGAGCTAATTCAGCGTTTTCAAGCTAACCTGGCATTGTTCAAGCAGTATATCCTTTCCTTAAGCGAGGATGAGCTGCTGACTAAATCTTCGAAAGCTTATTACTTGGAGCATGGCATGGTGCAGATCAAATGGCTGATTGAGGTCACAACCCATACGTTCCATCACCGTTCGCAGCTTTACAACTACTTGAAGCAAAACGGACATGAATTGAATTTCTTCATGCTGTACATGTAA
- a CDS encoding WYL domain-containing protein: protein MKRNDRLIAIMMALQQRPETAQALASKLEVSKRTILRDMQALAEMGIPLYALSGPAGGFRLMEGYKLPPLHFDSQEALAVLFSLNAMTKMADTPFNQARFTATDKIRATMPEHILQHIEPILDRLEIAIPDRNYKTPLLEKLLKYAGTSIWIRAFYRSEQHQRSLELLPLRLYTAHGFWYCEAYSVVHEEQRTFRVDRFVELEPIEPPLAASEYLDKAAPAENNAVKLVHIAAQLTYRGALLAEQDPHFGQLVKQVDSQLWKLEMDLPMSEWDWAVQFFTYLGMDAEVTQPPELRAAIYQRVCQLAARYEQQ from the coding sequence TTGAAAAGGAATGATCGCCTCATTGCCATTATGATGGCTTTGCAGCAGCGGCCCGAGACAGCGCAGGCTTTGGCCAGCAAGCTTGAAGTATCCAAGCGAACGATTCTTCGCGATATGCAGGCGCTAGCCGAGATGGGAATACCGCTATATGCCCTATCGGGACCTGCGGGAGGCTTCCGATTAATGGAGGGCTATAAGCTGCCGCCGCTGCATTTCGATTCACAGGAAGCGCTCGCTGTATTATTTTCGTTGAATGCCATGACCAAAATGGCCGACACCCCTTTTAACCAAGCACGATTTACAGCTACTGATAAAATTCGAGCCACGATGCCGGAGCATATTTTGCAGCATATAGAACCGATCCTGGATCGATTGGAGATTGCCATTCCCGATCGGAATTACAAAACGCCGCTGCTGGAGAAACTGCTGAAATATGCAGGAACGTCGATCTGGATTCGCGCCTTCTACCGTTCCGAGCAGCATCAAAGGTCGCTTGAGCTGCTGCCCCTTCGGCTCTACACAGCCCATGGCTTCTGGTATTGCGAAGCTTATTCCGTCGTGCATGAGGAACAGCGCACGTTCCGTGTCGACCGTTTTGTGGAATTGGAGCCCATTGAGCCGCCGCTAGCGGCTTCCGAGTACTTGGACAAGGCTGCACCTGCTGAAAATAACGCTGTGAAGCTCGTACACATCGCTGCCCAATTAACGTATAGGGGAGCTTTGCTCGCTGAGCAGGACCCTCACTTTGGACAGCTGGTCAAGCAGGTCGATAGCCAGCTTTGGAAGCTTGAGATGGATTTGCCCATGTCCGAATGGGATTGGGCCGTTCAGTTTTTCACCTATCTCGGCATGGATGCCGAAGTGACACAACCGCCGGAGCTGCGGGCAGCTATCTATCAACGAGTATGCCAGCTCGCTGCCCGCTATGAGCAGCAATAA
- a CDS encoding M23 family metallopeptidase yields MPVHSAQTTPKAAEVFATRQTLYDKLSLMTGISWPQLAAIDQYERTLSSARPKTRPLLGQTVGVFIEEDQWSGLLNPNKADVSPLSIRWFNGIGRDGDGDGQAERNNDFDLLYAIASKILQHGTTEDDLAIGLWEYYHNSRSVQRIQQFTRIYETFGRLDLFEHAFPLPVGNNYSYKSTWGNARSWGGRRSHEGTDLFAGHGLSVKSTCYGIVEVKGWNPFGGWRIGIRDLNNYYHYYAHLSGFDKSLAAGTVVKPGQVIGWVGSSGYGKPGTQGKFPPHLHYGIYRDRGLIEWSFDPYPLLKAWEREELRRMKKG; encoded by the coding sequence TTGCCAGTGCATTCCGCGCAGACCACGCCCAAAGCTGCCGAAGTTTTCGCTACCCGGCAAACGTTGTACGACAAATTAAGCTTGATGACGGGCATATCTTGGCCCCAGCTTGCCGCTATTGATCAATATGAGCGCACGCTGTCCAGCGCACGCCCCAAAACGCGGCCGCTTCTAGGCCAAACCGTTGGCGTCTTTATTGAAGAGGATCAATGGAGCGGCCTGCTGAATCCGAATAAAGCCGACGTATCGCCGCTTTCCATTCGCTGGTTCAACGGCATTGGCCGGGACGGCGATGGCGACGGGCAAGCGGAACGCAACAATGATTTTGATTTGCTGTATGCGATCGCTAGCAAAATTTTGCAGCATGGAACGACGGAGGACGATTTGGCTATCGGACTATGGGAATATTATCATAACAGCCGATCTGTCCAGCGCATCCAGCAGTTTACACGCATTTATGAAACGTTTGGGCGACTAGATCTATTTGAGCATGCTTTTCCGCTCCCAGTCGGGAATAACTATTCTTATAAAAGCACTTGGGGCAACGCCCGCAGCTGGGGCGGCAGACGCAGCCATGAAGGCACCGATCTGTTCGCTGGCCACGGCCTCTCTGTCAAAAGCACCTGCTACGGCATTGTCGAGGTGAAGGGCTGGAACCCATTCGGCGGCTGGCGCATTGGCATCCGTGATCTCAACAATTATTACCATTATTACGCGCACCTATCCGGGTTCGATAAATCGCTCGCCGCCGGAACCGTCGTCAAGCCGGGGCAAGTGATCGGCTGGGTTGGAAGCTCCGGCTATGGCAAACCGGGAACCCAAGGCAAATTCCCTCCCCATCTGCATTACGGCATTTACCGTGACCGCGGCCTGATCGAATGGTCCTTCGACCCGTATCCGCTGCTGAAAGCATGGGAGCGCGAGGAACTGCGGCGCATGAAGAAAGGGTAA
- the lipA gene encoding lipoyl synthase, producing MKPTKQTEKLPKPDWLRIKLTTDGNYAEIKDMMRTKTLHTVCEEARCPNIYECWANRTATFMILGDICTRACRFCAVKTGMPTELDTQEPERVAEAAEQMGLRHCVVTSVARDDLKDGGASIFAGTIQAIRERVMFCRVEVLIPDFLGNEAALQVVMDAKPDILNHNIETVERLSDRVRARAKYARSLELLKRAKAMNPKIPTKSSIMLGLGETFEEILKTMDDLRAVDCNILTLGQYLQPTPNHLPLVRYVHPDEFAALKEEGLKRGFRHVESGPLVRSSYHAHEQTDSAVAAEERELSSV from the coding sequence ATGAAACCAACCAAACAAACAGAAAAACTGCCGAAGCCCGATTGGCTTCGCATTAAATTAACGACTGACGGCAATTACGCCGAAATAAAAGACATGATGCGCACCAAGACGCTGCATACCGTATGCGAGGAAGCGCGCTGTCCAAATATTTATGAATGCTGGGCGAATCGTACAGCAACCTTTATGATATTAGGCGACATTTGTACGAGGGCTTGCCGCTTCTGCGCGGTGAAGACAGGTATGCCGACGGAGCTTGATACACAGGAGCCGGAACGCGTTGCTGAAGCAGCTGAGCAGATGGGATTGCGCCACTGCGTCGTAACATCCGTAGCCCGTGATGATTTGAAGGATGGCGGCGCGTCTATTTTTGCCGGAACGATCCAAGCCATTCGCGAGCGCGTTATGTTTTGCCGCGTCGAGGTGCTTATTCCGGACTTCCTTGGCAATGAAGCTGCGCTTCAAGTGGTCATGGATGCAAAGCCGGATATTTTGAACCATAATATTGAGACGGTAGAGCGCCTTTCTGACCGTGTGCGTGCCCGGGCCAAATATGCCCGTTCATTGGAGCTTCTCAAACGCGCGAAGGCGATGAATCCGAAAATTCCGACGAAGTCGAGCATTATGCTAGGCCTTGGCGAAACGTTTGAAGAGATTTTGAAAACGATGGATGATTTGCGTGCTGTCGATTGCAATATTTTGACGTTAGGTCAATATTTGCAGCCAACGCCAAACCATCTGCCGTTAGTTCGCTACGTGCATCCAGATGAATTCGCCGCTTTGAAGGAAGAAGGATTGAAGCGCGGATTCCGGCATGTCGAGTCTGGCCCGCTCGTTCGCAGCTCTTATCATGCGCATGAGCAGACGGATTCTGCTGTCGCCGCTGAGGAGCGCGAGCTGAGCAGCGTATAA
- a CDS encoding YutD family protein, which translates to MIQIGGKIYELVHENRNGWNQEAFRARYSEVLERYDYIVGDWGYSQLRLKGFFKDNHMKSTRDTMFSYASDYINEYCNFGCPYFVLEKTGSVKQSPELEEVDEEDALTADLNDKLFTALEEAFQSVGQEEDGQVVQAAAPAAKSSGEARALNQGQKPSQQGQSHNSRGGSANRSEDSSQRSGGKQRERRSYRPNGGSGGGGERADRSGGKKPPRGLAASKEIAASAESNEGAPSQPQRQKSPYRGKNRPAKTNHSEPTAE; encoded by the coding sequence TTGATTCAAATCGGTGGTAAAATCTATGAGCTTGTTCATGAGAACAGAAATGGCTGGAATCAAGAGGCCTTTCGTGCCCGCTACAGCGAGGTGCTGGAGCGGTATGATTATATCGTGGGCGACTGGGGCTATAGCCAGCTGCGCCTGAAAGGTTTTTTTAAAGACAACCATATGAAGTCAACTCGTGATACGATGTTCTCGTATGCATCGGATTACATTAATGAATATTGCAACTTCGGCTGCCCTTACTTTGTGCTGGAGAAGACCGGAAGCGTGAAGCAGTCTCCCGAGCTTGAGGAAGTGGACGAGGAAGATGCGCTGACGGCTGATCTCAATGACAAGCTGTTCACGGCGCTGGAGGAAGCTTTTCAGTCGGTGGGGCAGGAGGAAGACGGCCAAGTTGTGCAGGCTGCTGCTCCGGCAGCCAAGTCTTCTGGGGAAGCACGCGCTCTGAATCAGGGCCAGAAGCCAAGCCAGCAAGGCCAGAGCCATAATTCGCGCGGCGGCTCTGCCAATCGCAGCGAGGATTCTTCGCAGCGCAGCGGAGGCAAGCAGCGTGAGCGCCGCAGCTACCGGCCGAATGGCGGCAGTGGCGGAGGCGGAGAACGTGCTGATCGCAGCGGCGGCAAGAAGCCGCCGAGAGGACTTGCGGCAAGCAAGGAAATCGCGGCTTCCGCTGAAAGCAATGAGGGGGCGCCATCTCAGCCGCAGCGCCAGAAATCGCCATATCGCGGCAAAAACCGCCCAGCGAAAACGAATCATTCCGAGCCAACCGCAGAATAA
- a CDS encoding NAD kinase gives MKYAVIDRGDSISQSLAEQFHTLAAERGFIRNDDAPEIVVSIGGDGTLLQAFHKYVDRIMDVAFVGVHTGHLGFYADWQKNELPELVALMAEKELSIVRYPLAEIEVETAEGKFHYMALNEFTLKGVDGTLVAQINVNDEPFEMFRGDGIVISTPSGSTAYNKSVGGAIVHPSIASIQIAEIASINNRVFRTLGSSLLLPQHHHCDIISKKNQRMLLTIDQLSILRSDILSIRCNVSSRKVSFARYRPFPFWNRVRDAFVDMHEV, from the coding sequence TTGAAATATGCCGTTATCGACAGAGGCGATTCCATATCCCAGTCACTGGCGGAACAGTTCCATACACTGGCGGCGGAGCGCGGCTTCATTCGAAATGACGACGCACCTGAAATTGTCGTATCCATCGGCGGAGACGGTACGCTGCTGCAAGCTTTTCACAAATATGTTGATCGCATTATGGATGTCGCCTTCGTAGGGGTACATACCGGACATTTGGGCTTTTACGCCGATTGGCAAAAAAATGAGCTGCCTGAGCTCGTCGCTTTAATGGCCGAGAAGGAGCTTAGCATCGTCCGCTATCCGCTCGCGGAAATCGAGGTCGAGACGGCCGAGGGAAAATTTCATTATATGGCGCTGAACGAGTTCACGCTTAAAGGGGTAGACGGCACGCTCGTCGCCCAAATCAATGTCAATGATGAGCCTTTCGAAATGTTCCGTGGCGATGGTATCGTCATTTCGACGCCTTCCGGCAGTACCGCCTATAATAAAAGCGTCGGGGGCGCAATCGTCCATCCGTCCATTGCATCGATACAAATTGCCGAAATTGCTTCCATTAACAATCGCGTCTTCCGAACGCTGGGCTCTTCGCTGCTGCTGCCGCAGCATCACCACTGCGACATCATCTCGAAGAAAAACCAGCGGATGCTGCTGACCATCGACCAGCTCAGCATTTTGCGCAGCGACATTTTATCGATACGCTGCAATGTGTCGAGCCGCAAGGTCAGCTTTGCGCGCTATCGCCCATTCCCGTTCTGGAACCGGGTCCGCGACGCTTTCGTCGATATGCACGAAGTGTAA
- the ylbJ gene encoding sporulation integral membrane protein YlbJ, giving the protein MLRTLSHPAALTGLAAVFLTLLMAVFPNEALESALRGLSIWWQVLFPALFPFFVISELLLGFGIVHFFGKLLDPLMRPLFKLPGIGSFVVAMGYISGYPVGARLTAKLYEQQLINRTEGERLVAFTTTSDPIFLIGAVSVGFFHNVALAPVLAAAHYGGALIIGLLMRFHDPHAPITEARRSSGMSDSGAKPVSARHQPLHTTTSSKHSQHSQHSLHLRTLRRSRLADALKAMHEARLLDGRGLGQLLQEAIQSALRLMIVVGGLVVFFSVIMEMLTSAGLITMLAAMLRQLFELFGLPPALADAAIFGLFEVTLGARAAGEAGTGLLHQTAIAAWVLSWGGLSVHAQVASLVSKTDMRYKPLMLARLLHGFIALGLVYALWGWLGP; this is encoded by the coding sequence ATGCTGCGCACGCTCTCGCATCCCGCTGCCCTAACAGGATTAGCTGCTGTGTTCCTCACCCTGTTAATGGCCGTATTTCCCAATGAAGCGCTGGAATCTGCCCTGCGAGGCTTATCGATATGGTGGCAGGTGCTGTTTCCTGCCCTTTTCCCCTTCTTCGTCATTTCCGAGCTGCTGCTTGGCTTTGGCATCGTCCATTTTTTCGGCAAGCTGCTGGACCCGCTCATGCGCCCGCTGTTCAAGCTTCCCGGTATTGGCAGCTTCGTGGTGGCGATGGGCTATATATCCGGCTATCCGGTTGGGGCCAGGCTGACAGCCAAGCTCTATGAGCAGCAGCTCATCAACCGCACAGAGGGAGAACGGCTTGTCGCCTTTACGACGACGTCCGATCCCATCTTCCTAATCGGCGCCGTATCAGTCGGCTTCTTCCACAATGTCGCTCTGGCACCCGTGCTCGCGGCAGCCCATTATGGCGGTGCGCTCATCATCGGCCTGCTCATGCGCTTCCACGATCCGCATGCGCCGATTACCGAAGCACGGCGCAGCAGCGGCATGTCCGATTCCGGCGCAAAGCCCGTTTCGGCACGCCATCAGCCGCTGCATACGACAACGTCTTCGAAGCACTCACAGCACTCACAGCACTCTCTACACTTGCGCACGTTGCGCCGTTCGCGCCTTGCAGACGCGCTGAAGGCGATGCACGAGGCTCGCCTGCTCGATGGACGGGGCCTCGGCCAGCTGCTGCAAGAGGCGATTCAGTCTGCGCTGCGACTAATGATCGTCGTAGGCGGCCTCGTTGTTTTTTTCTCCGTCATTATGGAAATGCTGACGTCAGCAGGCTTGATCACCATGCTTGCTGCCATGCTGCGGCAGCTGTTTGAGCTGTTCGGGCTTCCGCCAGCGCTTGCCGATGCCGCCATATTCGGCCTGTTCGAAGTAACCCTTGGCGCCCGCGCCGCCGGCGAAGCTGGCACAGGTCTGCTGCATCAAACGGCAATCGCAGCATGGGTGCTGTCATGGGGAGGTTTGTCCGTCCACGCCCAGGTGGCCAGCCTCGTCAGCAAAACCGATATGCGCTACAAGCCGCTTATGCTCGCAAGGCTGCTGCACGGTTTTATCGCATTAGGGCTCGTTTATGCGTTATGGGGCTGGCTCGGGCCCTAA
- a CDS encoding glycoside hydrolase family 88 protein produces MEQQQVHLTGWAGKVAETIMSQCGPDGFHHYPMERWAYVPGMLLMAMARAGIQLNEKRYYHFMQLHMDHYIAEDGTIRSYTLEEYNLDQINQGKNLFFQYENTGEQRYSKAADTLAAQLISQPRTSEGGFWHKKVYPFQMWLDGLYMASPFLAEYAKVFDRPELMNEVAHQLLLVERKTRDKRTGLLYHGWDESGEQEWADSHTGLSSHFWSRAMGWYAMALVDCLEHFPIDHPKRGTIIGIFQRMCLALVDVQDKDSGLWYQVLDQGKRKGNYLEATGSIMFVYAMAKGLRLRYLESGLRGAMLKGYEGIIRHLVTEDSQGIHLHQICHGAGLSKDRNGSFDYYISEAVVSDHYMGIGPLLLASLEVERYLE; encoded by the coding sequence ATGGAGCAACAACAGGTTCATTTGACAGGATGGGCGGGTAAAGTAGCCGAAACCATCATGAGCCAATGCGGCCCAGACGGCTTTCACCATTATCCAATGGAGCGTTGGGCCTATGTTCCCGGCATGCTGCTGATGGCGATGGCCCGCGCGGGCATTCAACTGAACGAAAAACGATATTATCATTTCATGCAGCTCCATATGGATCACTATATTGCAGAAGACGGAACGATTCGCTCCTATACGCTGGAGGAATACAACCTGGATCAAATCAATCAGGGCAAAAATTTATTTTTTCAATATGAGAACACGGGTGAACAACGCTACTCGAAAGCTGCCGATACACTGGCTGCCCAATTGATTAGCCAGCCCCGCACCTCCGAGGGCGGCTTCTGGCATAAGAAAGTATACCCATTCCAAATGTGGCTCGATGGGCTGTATATGGCCTCCCCTTTTCTGGCCGAATATGCGAAAGTGTTCGACCGTCCGGAGCTGATGAATGAGGTCGCGCATCAACTGCTGCTTGTCGAACGTAAAACCCGCGACAAGCGCACGGGGCTGCTGTATCATGGTTGGGATGAATCCGGGGAGCAGGAATGGGCAGACTCGCATACCGGCCTGTCTTCGCATTTTTGGAGCCGGGCCATGGGCTGGTATGCGATGGCTTTGGTTGATTGTCTGGAGCATTTCCCGATCGATCACCCGAAACGCGGTACGATTATCGGCATTTTTCAACGGATGTGCCTTGCGCTTGTTGACGTGCAGGATAAAGACAGCGGCTTATGGTATCAGGTGCTTGATCAAGGAAAGCGTAAAGGCAATTATTTGGAGGCGACAGGTTCGATCATGTTCGTCTACGCGATGGCTAAAGGCTTGCGTCTACGTTATCTGGAGTCCGGCTTGCGCGGTGCCATGCTGAAAGGGTACGAAGGGATTATCCGCCATTTGGTCACGGAGGATAGCCAAGGCATCCACCTTCATCAAATTTGCCATGGCGCGGGGCTCAGCAAAGATCGCAATGGCTCCTTCGATTATTACATTTCTGAAGCGGTCGTATCTGACCATTATATGGGTATAGGCCCCTTGCTGCTTGCGTCGCTTGAAGTTGAGCGTTATTTGGAGTAG